Part of the Brassica oleracea var. oleracea cultivar TO1000 chromosome C8, BOL, whole genome shotgun sequence genome is shown below.
TCTGCTTCCTGTAGAAAAATTATGGAACTTATAATTAATTTTAGCTTCAGTTATATGAAATTATATAGTTGGACATGACATTTTATCAACCGGTTAGGTTGTTGTTTAAATAGAATAGATGTTTTTTTTATTATTCATAAACAATTATTAAAAGATTTAAAAAAAAACATTTATAATATAACTATTCTTCGAAGATTCATTGGGTGTGATTGGTTGGGCTGTAACCGTAGAAAATTTACTTTATTATTTTGTCTGTAGGATTTTTTTATTTAGCTTTAAGAGATGTATCTTTAAAATTTTCTACAGCTAAAAAGATATAACTTTAGAAAATAAGATTTTTACAACCATTTTTTTTTGTTGTAGATTTAAAAACCAAAATAAAACATGATGGTAGCATTTAAGGCTATAGATGAAAATTAAAGTTAAAATCACTTTCTACGGCCCAACCAATCACCCCCTTTGTTCAATGGTTTTATATAGAGTTTTTGGTAGAGAATTTATATTTAAAATATATAAAATTGCAAATAATTATATATATTTTATTTATTTTATTTACCAGTATAAAATTTGATATTATATGCAAAAATTAAAAAAAAAATAAAGTTTATCATGAAATATTTTTAACCTTAAAATATATTTCACATTGAAAATATAGAAGTTCTCTAGGATACTCCTTTTTAAAATATCTTCACAAAAATAGTTTTCGTAAAAAATGACCAAAATCAATTTTATTAAAGGGTAAAAATGTAATCTAAACTTAGGGTTTAGAATTAAGAGATGGAGTTTTGGGAATAAGGTTTCAAATTTTTTAAAATAAAAAAAAATGAAAAATTTTAAAATAAAAAAAGGACAATTCTCTCAAATAGCATTTTTAAGTTTTTGTCACAAAAATAGATATCGAGGAAAAAAATAACCAAAATACAAAATACATTAAAAATAAACAAAATAACCAAAAAATAATTAAAAATTATTCATTATTTTCAATAACAAAATACAAAATTTATATAATAAATATATTTATATTACTGAGAAATAAAAAATGATACATCATATACTATTTTTATGATAATGTGTTATACATAATTATTTATTACTTTACCAATCAATTTGTTAAATATATTAATAAAAATATACAGTTTCTACGGCGTATCGCAACTGCTTTATATTAACTCTACCAATCAAATACCTAAGTGAGTCCAGAAAACATATAAGTGGGCTTTAAATAAAGATCAAGCCCAAATCAATTCCGAAAATAAGAGACGATAACTTTGACTTATGTAGCTGACTTCTTCAGACAAAACACAGAACCTGCAAATGCAAGGAACAGAGACATACAATATCTGGGATTCAGTTTGTAATCACTAGATGAACCAGACACTATGGACGTTCAAATCTTTTCGAGACCTTCTTCTGAAATGCGTTGCGGAGAGAGATCTCTTCACAGGGAAAACCCTACACGCGCGTTACGTGAAATCCCTCGTAGCTTCTTCCACTTACCTCTCAAACCACTTCGTAAACCTCTACTCCAAATGTGGACGCCTCACCTCCGCACGAGCCGCTTTCGACTCCACGGAACAACCCAACGTCTTCTCTTACAACGTAATCGTCAAAGCTTACGCGAAAGACTCGAAAATCCACATTGCACGACAGTTGTTCGACGAAATTCCTCAACCAGATACAGTCTCTTACAACACCCTAATCTCTGGGTACGCTGATGCTAGAGAAACTGTCCCGGCTATGATCTTGTTCAAGAGGATGAGAGAGCTGGGTTTTGAGGTTGATGGTTTTACCTTATCAGGGTTGATAGCAGCTTGTTGTGACCGCGTTGAGTTGATAATGCAGCTTCATTGTTTCGCTGTGTCGGGAGGGTTTGATTCTTACTCTTCTGTGAACAATGCTTTCGTCTCGTATTACAGTAAAGGAGGGCTTTTGAGAGAGGCGGTGTCGGTGTTTTATGGGATGGGTGAGTTAAGAGATGAAGTTTCATGGAACTCGATGATTGTGGCTTACGGGCAGCACAAGGAAGGAGCAAAGGCCTTAGCTTTGTATAGAGACATGATCTTGAAAGGGTTCAAGATCGATATGTACACATTAGCAAGTGTTTTAAATGCTCTCACGAGCTTGAATGATCTGATCGGTGGACGTCAGTTCCATGGTAAGCTAATCAAGGCTGGATTTCACCAAAACTCACACGTGGGAAGTGGTTTGATCGATTTCTACTCGAAATGTGGAGGTCGTAACGGTATGTCTGATGCAGAGAAGGTGTTCCAAGAGATTCTATCGCCGGATTTAGTTATCTGGAACACGATGATCTCAGGGTATTCAATGAACGAGGAACTCGCTGAAGAAGCTGTGAGGAGTTTCAGACAGATGCAACGTATAGGACATAGACCTGACGACTGCAGTTTTGTCTGTGTCACAAGCGCTTGCTCGAATCTCTGCTCCACTTCTCAAGGTAAACAGATACATGGCTTGGCGGTCAAGTCACACATTCCTTCGAATCGAATCTCTGTGAACAACTCGTTGATCTCCATGTATTACGAGAACGGGAACCTTCAAGACGCGAGGCGAGTGTTTGATCGTATGCCAGAGCTTAATGCTGTAACGTACAACTGTATGATCAAAGGCTATGCACAGCACGGGCGTGTAACAGAGGCTTTGCTCTTGTACCAACGGATGCTGGACTCGCGTATTGCGCCTAACAATATAACCTTTGTAGCCGTTCTTTCAGCTTGTGTACACTCTGGTAAAGTCGCTGAGGGTCAGAACTATTTCAACACCATGAAGGAGAGGTTTAAGATCGAGCCAGAGGCTGAGCACTATTCTTGCATGATTGATCTTTTGGGAAGAGCAGGGAAGCTAGAAGAGGCGGAGAGATTCATAGACTCGATGCCGTTTAAGGCAGGCCCTGTTGCTTGGGCCGCGTTGCTCAACGCTTGTAGAAAACACAAAAACATAGCGCTTGCCGAGAGAGCAGCTAAGGAGCTTATGGCGATGAAACCTAACGCTGACACGCCGTATGTGATGCTAGCAAACATGTACACGGATGCGGGAAGATGGGAAGAGATGGCGGCCGTGAGGAAACTAATGAGGTCGAGAAGGATAAGGAAGAAACCAGGGTGTAGTTGGATAGAGGTGAAGAAGAAGGAGCATGTATTCGTGGCGGAAGATTGGTCTCACCCAATGATACGTGATGTGTGTGAGTACCTAGAGGAGATGATGAAGAAGATGAAGGAGCTTGGGTATGTGATGGATAAGAAATGGGCAATGGTGAAGGTGGATGAGGCGGGAGAAGGAGAAGAAGAGATGAGGTTAGGACATCACAGCGAGAAGCTAGCCGTGGCGTTCGGGTTGATGTCGACAGGACATGGAGAGGAGATAGTTGTGAAGAAGAATCTGAGGATATGTGGGGATTGTCACAATGCGATCAAGTTCATGTCGGAGGTTGCGGGTAGAGAGATCATTGTAAGGGATAACCTTAGGTTCCATTGCTTTAAAGATGGCAAGTGTTCATGTGGGGATTATTGGTAATAATGATTGATTTAAACTCAATAAAAAAAAAACTGTGTTGATGGATACAACATGACAAAAAAAAAAACTGACTTGTTACAAAATACAAGGAGAATATCGCTTACGCTATTTTTTGTTGTTCTTGTTTCGGGAGTGGCTCTACGTGTGAATGTGCTGTAGTGTGGGAGCTTGGTGGTGGCTTGGTTAATGTAATGGCTTGAGGTGGAAGACTTGGCAGGCTGGTTTGTATAATCCTTTGGAAACAGCCTGTTCAAACTTCTTGCTTGGTCCTTCGTTTTCTTCCAAGGATGTCTGGACGAAGAACCGATTCCACCACGATGCGCTACGCATTTTAGCCTGTAGTAGGAAAAATAGTGCCGGTATAAAGTTTGTATACTTGTTGAATGCAACTTTCAAAGTCAATGTGTTTGAACTATGCTAATAGTACTTATAAACAGACGAGGAAGGAGAACAGGGTAAAGTAAACTTACGGGACGACCGAATTTAGATAGTTCGGCAACTTTAGCTCTCTGCTGACCAGGGAGACCTAGAAACAGTGTAAGTTCAAAAGAGTTAGAAACAAAAACTCAGAATGAAAACATTAGTTATTCTCAATCAAGTTTTGAGGCTACAATACCTGCAAAAAGAAGGACACCATCTGAAGCAACCCTTGCGAGTTCAGGAACGGTCTTGTTAAGGTACTTGGGAGAGAGATAATCCAGAGCATCTGAGACGATAACAAGAGAGAAGGATTTTGGGCGGTAAGGCAGAGGGAACTTGATATCAGCGACACGTACAAGGCCTTTGCTGACAAGACTCTTGCAGTGAGAATCAGCATCCTCGATGTCGTAGGGTTCGACACCCCATGCTTCAGTCTCATCTTCTTTCAAGAGAGTGGAAACCACAGAGCACGTCTCAGGGCCTACGTGCAAGACCTTGCGCATCCCATCTCCATAAGCCATCTTCAGAACAGAAACGGCTCTTTGGACTTCTGCTGTGCAAGAATAGTCACCTGAGAATTTTATAACAAAACAGAGTGCACAGGTTTAGAAAGCTGATAAGATCGCTAAGGCATTTAGAACATCTCGAAGCAAATGTAATAAAAATGAGAACAAGGGTTACCTGTAACCTTGCTGACTTCTTTGATACTTTTAAAGATTCCTGTATTTAAATAAAAAATGAGAAAAATCAAGCTGCAAAAAAAAAAAGACTTATCTATACACTAAGATGATCATACAGATACCTGGACCACTGTAAGCATAACCTATGAGTAGGCAAGCCCCCTGGAAATCGACAAATGATGAACAAGAATTGATTTTTAGATTTAAGAAAATGTATACAATTCCATTTAAGAACTTGAATGAAGCATTAAGAGAAGTATACCACAAGAACAAGGCAAATAGATAGTAACGGAGAAGATCTAGACTTGGAGTGCAAAGCTCCGGCAAAAGGGAAGCTTCCACCATCCCCTACACGCCGTGTTGAACCTACTTGCCTTCTCGCCATTACTAGCTAGCAAGCTCAAGCTATTCAATCTACAAAAGCACACAGAAAATCTATAAATAAAATACATAGAAACAAGTCTCAATCTCCAACATTGAATAGCATAAGCAACCCCACACACAGAAATCGAATAGTCAATCTAAGCTAATTCGAGATCCGATACAAGTATCAACGCAGGAACAGATCCATCAAACAAAACAGAAAAAAAACAACACATAACCTTGAAATCCATCAGATTCCACCACAAAATTAGCTGCCCATTTTTAGAAACAACGAATTTGAATAGAAACAAATCAAATTACCGATAGATCCATCAAACAACTCGCACGGAAAAAAAATGAATTAACGCGAGACGAACGAAAATCAATAGGATTACAAAGAAGAAGGAGAAATGAATCTACCTCTTGGATCAATATGTTAGAGGACGAACAATGGTGTTTGGGATCTAAGATCTCAGATCCGAGAAAATGCGTCTTTAACACCTCACTGCAATTTACCGAAGGAGGAGAAGAACCTTCGCAAGTGACATTGTCACTGCTATCTCGCTATCTACTTATATAT
Proteins encoded:
- the LOC106312141 gene encoding pentatricopeptide repeat-containing protein At3g49710, with translation MNQTLWTFKSFRDLLLKCVAERDLFTGKTLHARYVKSLVASSTYLSNHFVNLYSKCGRLTSARAAFDSTEQPNVFSYNVIVKAYAKDSKIHIARQLFDEIPQPDTVSYNTLISGYADARETVPAMILFKRMRELGFEVDGFTLSGLIAACCDRVELIMQLHCFAVSGGFDSYSSVNNAFVSYYSKGGLLREAVSVFYGMGELRDEVSWNSMIVAYGQHKEGAKALALYRDMILKGFKIDMYTLASVLNALTSLNDLIGGRQFHGKLIKAGFHQNSHVGSGLIDFYSKCGGRNGMSDAEKVFQEILSPDLVIWNTMISGYSMNEELAEEAVRSFRQMQRIGHRPDDCSFVCVTSACSNLCSTSQGKQIHGLAVKSHIPSNRISVNNSLISMYYENGNLQDARRVFDRMPELNAVTYNCMIKGYAQHGRVTEALLLYQRMLDSRIAPNNITFVAVLSACVHSGKVAEGQNYFNTMKERFKIEPEAEHYSCMIDLLGRAGKLEEAERFIDSMPFKAGPVAWAALLNACRKHKNIALAERAAKELMAMKPNADTPYVMLANMYTDAGRWEEMAAVRKLMRSRRIRKKPGCSWIEVKKKEHVFVAEDWSHPMIRDVCEYLEEMMKKMKELGYVMDKKWAMVKVDEAGEGEEEMRLGHHSEKLAVAFGLMSTGHGEEIVVKKNLRICGDCHNAIKFMSEVAGREIIVRDNLRFHCFKDGKCSCGDYW
- the LOC106312142 gene encoding uncharacterized protein At3g49720, with protein sequence MARRQVGSTRRVGDGGSFPFAGALHSKSRSSPLLSICLVLVGACLLIGYAYSGPGIFKSIKEVSKVTGDYSCTAEVQRAVSVLKMAYGDGMRKVLHVGPETCSVVSTLLKEDETEAWGVEPYDIEDADSHCKSLVSKGLVRVADIKFPLPYRPKSFSLVIVSDALDYLSPKYLNKTVPELARVASDGVLLFAGLPGQQRAKVAELSKFGRPAKMRSASWWNRFFVQTSLEENEGPSKKFEQAVSKGLYKPACQVFHLKPLH